The nucleotide sequence CCCCCGGGGGGGGAGCGCGGGCCCCCAGGCCCCCCCAGCCCGTCTCCTTGAACACGAACCACAGGTTCCCCGTCCACAGCACCAGGTTCAGGAAGCCAAACacctgggggggggggcagaTTTGGGGGGTTTATTGGGGGGCTGAGGGTTATTTGGggggtttgagggttttttttagggtGAGTTTTGGGAAGTATGGGGAGTTACAGGAAGGTTTTGAGGTGCtgggggggtccctgggggtgATGTGCGGGTGCAATTTGGGGAGATTTCGGTGATTTTGGGGTTCTCTAGGGGTTCCCGATGGTCTCTGAACCCCCAGGGCCTGGGGAGATTTGGGGGGAGTTTTAGGGggagttggggggggggggatttggAGGTTTTCGGGGGGGGGTTGGGAAGACTTTCGGGGGGTTTtgagggggatttgggggagttTTGACAAGGGAGTTTGAGGTGATTTGTGCAAGTTTTGTGGGGGATTTTGGTGTTTCGGGAGGCATTTGGAAGGCTTTTGTGGGGATTTTGTGGGTCCCCGAGCCCCCCCAGACTCACCACGGAGGTGTTGAGGCCGGAGGTTCGGGGTGCCCCCAGGGCCTGGCACCGCGCCCCCGGGCGCTGGCACCCCCCGACCTGGGCCAGCACCCCCGAGGGCGCCGTGGCCGCCTTGACCTCGGCCAGCGCAGCTGCCCAGGCGCAGGAGCTGACCAGCCACAGGAAGGCCAGGGCTGCCGTCACCCCCAGGTCCTGGAAGGGCGAAAAAATTCCGAGGGTCAGGGCACCCCAAAATCGAGATGAGAGCTCCCAGACTCACCTgagaccccaaaaccccttcTGGGATCACTTGAGCCTCTCCAATCCCAGCTGAGACcctcccccaaatcctccttaaacatccccaaaccctgctgtaAGCACTCGAAACCCACCCAAACCTCCCCCAAATCTCATCCCAGGACCctcaaaccccacaaaactgcCCGAAGCCCCCCAAATTTCACTTCaaccccctccagcccccccaTTCACAATGCGGGGTCCCCAGCCCCCTGTCCAGTAAGCCTGGGGGGGCCAACAGAGACCCCAAAACTGCCctcaacccccccccaaaaacccctcaaaccccTTCAGAAGACCCCAAAACCctccaaccccccccccaaaacctcccttaaacacccccaaacccctccatAACCACTCGAAAtccccccaaaactgccccaaaccccacacaccccccccccccaaaatttcACCCCCTCCCCTTAATACCCCCCACTCACGATGCGGGGTCCCCGGCCCCCCGCCCGGTAGGCCTGGGGGGCGAACAGGTACCCCCCGAGGGCGGCGGGGGCGTAGAGGAAGGAGCCGACCCCGACGGTGACGAAGAACTGCGCGGCCGAGGAGTGGTCACCCACCAGGAACACCCGCTCGGGGGGACCCCCCCCGCACGAGGGGGCCTCGAAATACACCTGGTGCAGCCTGGGGGAGCCCCAAATTACCTGGGGGGTGGTCTCAGGTACCCCCGGGGTAAAGTTTGGGGGTGCCCCGCTGtgattttgggggattttgggagccCCTCGCACACCTGGTGCAGCCTGGGGGGGGACCCCAAATTACCTGGGGGGGGTGGTCTCAGGTACCCCCGGGGTAAAGTTTGGGGGTGCCCCGCTGtgattttgggggattttgggagccCCTCGCACACCTGGTGCAGCCTAGGGGAGCCCCAAATTACCTGGGGGGGTGGTCTCAGGTACCCCCGGGGTAAAGTTTGGGGGTGCCCCGCTGTGATTTTGGGGCATTTTGGGAGCCCCTCGCACACCTGGTGCAGCCTGGGGGGGGGCCCCAAATTACCTGGGGGGGGTGGTCTCAGGTACCCCCGGGGTAAAGTTTGGGGGTGCCCCGCTGTGATTTTGGGACAGCTGGTGCAGCCTGGGGGGGCCCCGATTATCTGGGGGGGGGGTTCAAGGTATCCAaagacccccccccccaaggtAAAGTTTGGGGGTGCTCCGCCCTGATTTtagggggatttggggagcccCTCTCAGATTTAAAATGCACCTGGGGCAGGGCCACAAAATTATTCCGGGATTGGGATTTAAAAGAGGAATTCAAAATTTCACTCCCAAATGCCCCAGACCCCCCCTCAAATCCCCACTTaagccccctccccagcccttcaAAGGCCTCAATCCCCCCTCAAACCTcacccaaaccccccaaaacttcCACCCAAACTCCCTTCAAATCCCCCCGACCTCCAAATCCTCCCCCAGATTGCCCAAATTCACCCCCAATCCCCCTCCAgactccccaaatcccccctcagcccctccaaACTCATCCCCAATCCCCCTCCagaccccccccaaatcccccccagaacccccggtgccccccagcccctcacctgaAGGGGTACCCGA is from Hirundo rustica isolate bHirRus1 chromosome 38 unlocalized genomic scaffold, bHirRus1.pri.v3 SUPER_38_unloc_6, whole genome shotgun sequence and encodes:
- the LOC120748056 gene encoding synaptophysin-like: MEVLNQLVAGGQFRVVKEPLGFLKLLEWLFSIFAFATCGGFSGSLRLSIECAPPNRTAPITVAFGYPFRLHQVYFEAPSCGGGPPERVFLVGDHSSAAQFFVTVGVGSFLYAPAALGGYLFAPQAYRAGGRGPRIDLGVTAALAFLWLVSSCAWAAALAEVKAATAPSGVLAQVGGCQRPGARCQALGAPRTSGLNTSVVFGFLNLVLWTGNLWFVFKETGWGGLGARAPPPGGVPEKAPAPEGGYGPPEGGYGQPGGGYGQPGGGYQPDYGQGGYGAPPLGGGVRPGSPDILRQSDVGSSPPAGGAVPKSRPVRHRSGAGPGAEPRPQGGGRRGVGGA